TGGTCGTCTTCCTGCCGGAAGGGGACCTGCCGCGGGTGAGCGATGCGGTGTTCGCCGCAGGCGCGGGAATCATCGGCCAGTACCGGGAGTGCAGTTTCCGTCTGGCGGGCACCGGCACGTTCTTCGGGACGGACAGCACCAATCCGACGGTGGGGCAGAAAGGCCGGCGGGAAGAGGTGCCGGAGTGGCGCTGGGAGGTGGTGGTGCCTGCCGAGCGGCTGGAGGCGGTCGTGGCCGCCATGCGTGCCGCCCACAGCTACGAGGAACCCGCCTATGACATCTACCCGCTTCATGTACCTCCGCGCCGCGGAGCGGGACGGATCGGCACCCTGGCTCAGCCCTGCTCTTTGCAGGCTTTCGCCGAGCGGGTTCGGCAGCAACTCAGCGGCCCTGTGCAGATCGTCGGTCCGCCGGATCGGCAGGTGCAACGGCTGGCCGTCGCCTGTGGGGCGGGGGGAGAATTGCTCGGCGAAGCAGTGCGGCAGCGCGCGGATGCCTTCCTTACCGGCGAAGTGCGCTTCCATGACGCCGTGCGGGCCGAGGCTGCCGGAATCGCCCTCGTTCTCCCCGGCCACTATGCCAGCGAGCGCCTCGGTGTCGAACATCTGGCCGAGCGCTTGCAAGCTGCTTTTCCCCACCTGCACGTCTGGGCCAGCCGTGAGGAAGCCGACCCCTTCCGCCTCCTCCGCTAAGCCTAATCCTGTCGCGCCCTCCCCGTTTCACCGTGGCCCTGCCCCCGCCTCGCCGTGACTTCCGCTTCCTGTGTTCAGACTTGCCTTGCTCCCCGAATGCAGAGACGGTATGGAGCACCGGGCGGACCGGGAAGGGTTCGCTGGCACGCTGCCCTCAACAGGATGCGGGCGCGCTCCACCCTGGCACGGATGCCGGAGAGACCATGCGATCTCGTCTGTGGAAATGCCTGCTGCTCGCCGCCGTGGGAGGTTTGGTGGCTTGGCTGGGCTGGACCTGGCGGAGTGTTCCCTCCACTTCCAGCCCGGTCGTGGAGTCCGCCGCCAGTTCCGCCGCGAACGTGGGGCATGCCCCCAGCGAGCATTATCTGGAAGCGCTCTTCCGCTACCGCACCAATCAGCCGGCCCACTGGCGGCACATCATGTTCGCGCATTGAATCGCCGGGAACCCCTCGGAGCTGCCGCTTGTGCGTCCCAGCGCCTCCGCAGCCGTCCGAGCAATGCGGACCCAGCGCCGGGACGCTGGCAGTTAGGGCTGGGGACGATTCAGTCCCAACTGTTCGCGCAGCCAGCCGGGTCGATCGGTGGTGATGCTCTGAACGCCGGCGCGGATCATGGCGCGGGCCAATTCCACGTCATTGACCGTCCAGACGGACAGGAACAATCCCGCTTCCCGGATCGCGCGGGCATACTCGGCGGTCAGTACGCGCACCTCGGCAGATAGATCGACTCCGTCGGCGCCGAGCCGCTGAGCGATGGCGATCACTTCCTCGACTTTCCTGGGCTGACCCTTGTTCTGTCGCGGTGTCAGTACGGCGATCCAGTAGGCCGGCCGCTCCGGGTACTGCTTCTTGACCGCCGCGATCACTTCCTCGGAGAAGGAAATGATCACCGTCTGCGCCGGTTTCAACCCGGAGGCTTTCAGGACACGGCCCAGTTCCGGCAGAATCTCCGGCCCGCATTTGATCTCGATGAAAGCCCGCTTGCCGGCAGGGACGGTTTGCAGCACCTCGGCCAAGGTCGGAATGCGCTCGCCGGCAAAGCGCGGGTCCTTCCACCGCCCGACATCCAGGCGGCGGAGCTGCTCGAAGCTCAGGTCCGCCACTTTGCCGCTGACCCCCGCCGTGCGCCGCGTATCCGCATCGTGGATCACCACGATCTGCCCGTCCCGGCTCAGGAAACAATCCATCTCGATGGCGTCCGCCTGCTGTTCCCAGGCCAAGCGCATGCTGGCGAGGGTGTTCTCCGGGGCATCCCACGAGGCCCCTCGGTGCGCAACGATTTCCACCGTCTTTGCTTCGCCGATCGCAGCCTTTGGTCCGGGGGTTGAGCGCGCCTCGGCCTCACCTCCTGGCGGTGAAGAAGCGGCGACTTTGGCATTCTGGCCTGCAACGGGTTTCACCATCACTCCGAACCCCAGAGCGGGTAGCAGTACCCCAACGAGCAGAGAGACCATTCGCCGGTGCTCTCGGAGACGCGGTAGCATCGTTGTACTCTCCTCGGTTAACAAGGCGACCGGATGGGTTTAGGCAGTGCTCCCTCCTCGTTTTCCAGGAGGGGGAAGCTCCCGTGTTCCCGGAGGAAGCCGAGTTCCCGTGCCGGGAGTTCCTGGGGGAAGGAATAAGGATCAGCAGCCCGTGCGGTGCGAAAGGATGATGAAATCCCGGTGAACCTGGAGGAGCAGTTCCTTGGGACAGCCTGGGGTATGGCAGGTGGATACAGGGAAGGGGATTCCGGGAGGACTTCAGCCAACCAGGGGTTGTTTAAGTAGGGTTCGGTGGCGGGGTGGGGGTGGGTTCGCAGTGGTACTTGCGCAGGAGTTTGCGCAGGGTGGCGCGGGCCAGGCCGAGGTAGCGGGCGGCGAGCAGGCGGTTGCCCTGGGTGTGCCGCAGGACTTCGTCCAGGAGCACCGGTTCGACCAGTTGGAGCATTTGCTGGTAGAGGTCGCTGGGGGGCGGCTGGGAGCTGTCGGGGCGGCACTGCTGGCGGACCCACTGGGCGATCAGTTCCTGGAAGCGCTGGTTCCAGGAATGGGGTGAATCCAGGGGCAGCGGCGGGGGGAAGTGTTCCGGCAAGATCGGTCCGCCGTGGGCTTCGATGGCGGCGTGCTCCAGGGCGTTGCGCAATTCGCGGACATTCCCCGGCCAGGAGCGAGAGTGCAGATAGCGCAGGGTTTGCTCTGGCAGACGGCGCCCCGGCTCTGGGATTCCCAGGCGGCGCAGGAAATGCTCGGCCAGCAGGGGAATATCTTCCCGCCTCTCGCGTAGCGGCGGCAAATGGATCGGATAGACATGGAGGCGGTAGTAGAGGTCGTGGCGGAAGCGTCCGGCGGCCACCTCCGCCGCCAGATCGGCATGGGTGGCTGAGATGATGCGGACATCGACTTTCACCGGCTCGCCGCTCCCCACCGGCAACACTTCCTGCCGTTCCAACACGCGGAGCAATTTCGCCTGGACTGGCAGGGGGATGTCCGCCAGTTCGTCGAGGAAGACGGTGCCGCCGTGAGCCAGTTGCAGCAATCCTTCCCGATGCCGTTCCGCTCCAGTGAAAGCCCCCCGCACATGTCCGAACAGCTCGCTTTCCACCAGATGCGGATTGAGAGCAGCGACATGCACCGGCAGGAAGGGTCGATGCCGCCGGGGACTGTGGGCGTGAATCGCGCGGGCGACCACTTCCTTGCCCGTCCCGCTTTCCCCAGTGATCAGCACGCAGGCGGAGGTGGGCGCGACCCGCGCAATCCGCTTGAACACCGTTTGCATCGCCGGGCTGCGCCCCACCAGCGCTTCCCCGCTGCCGCCTTCTTCCGCGCTGCCCTCCCGGTTGAGGGAGCCTTCCTTGCCGGGCATTGGCTGGCTCGGCGTCAGACGCGTCAAGGCCCGCCGCGCTGCCTCCAGCGCCTGGGATAACTCGAACGGCTTGGTCAGATAGTCGAAGGCGCCGCCCTGGACCGCCCGCACGGCCGTGGACAGGTCCCCGTGGGCCGTGATCACGATGACTGCTGACTCCGGCGCCAACCGCCGCAGTTGCTCCAGCGCGGCCAACCCGTCCATCCCCGGCAAGCGCACATCCAGAAAAATCACCTCCGGCGGCTGCTGCCGTACCAAGCCCAGACCCGCCTCCGCCGAGGCCGCCACCGCCACCCGGTAATGCTCCCGCTCGAAGGCCCGGCGCAAGGCCCAGGCAATCGTCTCCTCATCGTCGATGATCAGCACTTGGGGCATGCTGTCATTGTAGCAGAGCGCCCTGAACCTAGACCTGGAAGCACAGCGCCGATTGTAGCAGAGCGCCCTTTACCTGGACCTGGAGCTATTGGATTCGGAACCAGCCGGTGGATCGTCCGGAGGGGAGATGGTACCCGACGCGGAGGCAGCATCGACAGGGGAGACAGCAGCCGATGAATTATTGTTGGACGAATGAGCGGCGGCGGAAGCGTTGTGGTTAGACGAAGCGGCGGAGGAACCGTTGTCCAAGGAGTTGGCATTCCCCGGCGATTCGCCCAGTCCCAGCAGCGGCTTGTCCCGGTAGGGCAGGAAAACCAGCAGCAACGTGGTTCCGGCGAGGACGCTCAAGAGCGACCCTGTGAGAGTGCCGATCTTGCCGCTGGCTAGCCGATGGGGATCGTCGCCAAAGGCCAAACCGGCGACGAACAGCGACATGGTAAAGCCGATACCGGCCAGGCTGCCGCCGCCCAAAAGCACTTTCCAGTTGACGCCCTGCGGCAAGCGGGCCAAACCTGCCTGCACCGCTCCATAGCTGAAGAGGAAGATGCCGATCGGCTTGCCCAGGAGCAATCCCAAGGCCACCGCCAGCGCGATCGGATCGGTGATTTCGTCCCATTCGATATGGACGCCGGCATTGGCCAAGGCGAACAGGGGCATGATGACGAAGCCGACCCAGGGGTGCAAGGCTAACTCCAGGCGTTCGAGCGGGGAGATGCACTCGCGGGCGGTAAAGCTGACATCCCGCAGCACTGAGTAGCGCTCCGGTCCTGGTCCCGGCGCCCGCACCAGGGCATCCTGCAACACCTCACGCAGCGTGGCATCCCCCACCCAGGCGCTCGCCGGCGTGAGCAGACCCAAGAGCACCCCCGCGATCGTCGGATGGACCCCGGACTTGTAAAACGCCAGCCAGATGAACGCTCCGACCACCACGTAAGTGGGCACGGCCCGCACCCCCAAACGGTTGAGCGTGTAGGTCAGGGCGAACCCGCCCCCCGCCAGCGCCAGCATCAACAGGTTCAGGTCGTCGGTGTAGAAGATGGCAATGACGATGACCGCTCCGATGTCGTCCACGATCGCCAGCGACAGGAGCAGGATTTTCAGCCCGAAGGGAATGCGGTGGCCGAGCAAGGTCATGACGCCGACAACGAAGGCGATGTCCGTCGCCATGGGAATGCCCCAGCCGCGGAAGCCGGGCTGGCCCCATTGCAAGGCCATGTAGATCGCCGCCGGCACCACCATTCCCCCCAGCGCTGCCGCCACAGGCAAGGCGGCCTTCTTCGGGTCTCGCAGTTCCCCCGCCACCAGCTCCCGCTTGATCTCCAAACCGACCACGAAAAAGAAGATGGTCATGAGCACATCGTTGATGAAAAAATGACCCAGGCCGCCGCCTAACTTCCAGGAGCCTATCTCCACGCCGACATAGGTGTGCCACAGGTCGTGATACCACTGCTGCACGGCTTCCAGATTCGCTAGTGTCAGGGCAATGACCGTGCACACGAGCAGGACCACGCCGCTGGCGGACTCAATCTGCAAAAAGTGCAGCAGCGGGCGCGCAATTTTCCGCACTGGCGGCTTGGGCAAAGCGGGATGCGCAGAGGCGATCACCTTGGCCATAGACACTCCATTCTCTCGGAACCCTGCTTTCCACGTTCGGCTTCCGCCGTCGCAATCCACCGGCATCCACCGGCTTGTCGGGACCCATGGTTCCAGAAACAGGCCGGTCCTCACAAGCTGAATGTGATCGCCGGCCGTACCCTATCACTACTCAGGATGAGACGGGCGGCTGGCCAGAGGCTTCCGCGGCGGAAAGGGAGGCGGCTGCCGTAGCGGGGGACGTTGCCGTTGTGCGGCTGCGCTGGAACCAGACCACCACCTGCTGGATGGCCAGGAAGAACAGCGGCGTGAGGAAGATGCCGAAGAGGGTGACGCCGAGCATGCCCGCGAAGACGGCCACCCCCAGGTCCTGGCGCATTTCCGCCCCCGCTCCTTCCGCCACCACCAGCGGCAGCACGCCGATGATGAAGGCGAGGCTGGTCATGACGATGGGCCGCAGGCGCAGGCGGCAGGCTTCTAGGGCCGCTGCGCGGAGATGAGCGGGGTCCTCCAGGGCGCGCCGCCGGGCAAACTCCACAATCAGAATCGCATTTTTGGAAGCCAGCCCGACCAGCACGATGAACCCCACCTGGGTGAAGATGTTGATCTCCCGGCCCGTTCCGCCCACCCCCCAGGCGGCGCTGAGCAGGCACAACGGCACCACCAGAATCACCGCCAGGGGCAACGCCCAGCTTTCGTACTGTGCCGCCAGGACCAAAAAGACCAGCACCACGCTGAGCACGAAGGCGCGCACGACCGTGTCCTGCGTCTGGAGCTGTAAGAGGGCCAATTCCGTCCAGGCCGTGCGATA
This portion of the Thermogemmata fonticola genome encodes:
- a CDS encoding Nif3-like dinuclear metal center hexameric protein, translating into MATLRDVIEVLEQIAPPAGAAEWDNTGLLLGDPAAGVQRIMTCLTVTKATVQEAIREQADLLVSHHPVLFRPVQRLTADSGDGSTLLPLLRAGIAVYSPHTAYDDAPGGINEQLCARLGIEQVQPLRRQGAEVLYKLVVFLPEGDLPRVSDAVFAAGAGIIGQYRECSFRLAGTGTFFGTDSTNPTVGQKGRREEVPEWRWEVVVPAERLEAVVAAMRAAHSYEEPAYDIYPLHVPPRRGAGRIGTLAQPCSLQAFAERVRQQLSGPVQIVGPPDRQVQRLAVACGAGGELLGEAVRQRADAFLTGEVRFHDAVRAEAAGIALVLPGHYASERLGVEHLAERLQAAFPHLHVWASREEADPFRLLR
- a CDS encoding glycerophosphodiester phosphodiesterase, which encodes MLPRLREHRRMVSLLVGVLLPALGFGVMVKPVAGQNAKVAASSPPGGEAEARSTPGPKAAIGEAKTVEIVAHRGASWDAPENTLASMRLAWEQQADAIEMDCFLSRDGQIVVIHDADTRRTAGVSGKVADLSFEQLRRLDVGRWKDPRFAGERIPTLAEVLQTVPAGKRAFIEIKCGPEILPELGRVLKASGLKPAQTVIISFSEEVIAAVKKQYPERPAYWIAVLTPRQNKGQPRKVEEVIAIAQRLGADGVDLSAEVRVLTAEYARAIREAGLFLSVWTVNDVELARAMIRAGVQSITTDRPGWLREQLGLNRPQP
- a CDS encoding sigma-54-dependent transcriptional regulator: MPQVLIIDDEETIAWALRRAFEREHYRVAVAASAEAGLGLVRQQPPEVIFLDVRLPGMDGLAALEQLRRLAPESAVIVITAHGDLSTAVRAVQGGAFDYLTKPFELSQALEAARRALTRLTPSQPMPGKEGSLNREGSAEEGGSGEALVGRSPAMQTVFKRIARVAPTSACVLITGESGTGKEVVARAIHAHSPRRHRPFLPVHVAALNPHLVESELFGHVRGAFTGAERHREGLLQLAHGGTVFLDELADIPLPVQAKLLRVLERQEVLPVGSGEPVKVDVRIISATHADLAAEVAAGRFRHDLYYRLHVYPIHLPPLRERREDIPLLAEHFLRRLGIPEPGRRLPEQTLRYLHSRSWPGNVRELRNALEHAAIEAHGGPILPEHFPPPLPLDSPHSWNQRFQELIAQWVRQQCRPDSSQPPPSDLYQQMLQLVEPVLLDEVLRHTQGNRLLAARYLGLARATLRKLLRKYHCEPTPTPPPNPT
- the nhaA gene encoding Na+/H+ antiporter NhaA, with amino-acid sequence MAKVIASAHPALPKPPVRKIARPLLHFLQIESASGVVLLVCTVIALTLANLEAVQQWYHDLWHTYVGVEIGSWKLGGGLGHFFINDVLMTIFFFVVGLEIKRELVAGELRDPKKAALPVAAALGGMVVPAAIYMALQWGQPGFRGWGIPMATDIAFVVGVMTLLGHRIPFGLKILLLSLAIVDDIGAVIVIAIFYTDDLNLLMLALAGGGFALTYTLNRLGVRAVPTYVVVGAFIWLAFYKSGVHPTIAGVLLGLLTPASAWVGDATLREVLQDALVRAPGPGPERYSVLRDVSFTARECISPLERLELALHPWVGFVIMPLFALANAGVHIEWDEITDPIALAVALGLLLGKPIGIFLFSYGAVQAGLARLPQGVNWKVLLGGGSLAGIGFTMSLFVAGLAFGDDPHRLASGKIGTLTGSLLSVLAGTTLLLVFLPYRDKPLLGLGESPGNANSLDNGSSAASSNHNASAAAHSSNNNSSAAVSPVDAASASGTISPPDDPPAGSESNSSRSR